From the genome of Bicyclus anynana chromosome 20, ilBicAnyn1.1, whole genome shotgun sequence, one region includes:
- the LOC112046742 gene encoding phosphorylated adapter RNA export protein, which yields MMSTTEGELDVEVSHELEDGELEDSDVEEGTYIPLTRPETFNPPSLVNMQIQDEQSDEDTGLESSGSESDDDFRRRPKRTKLRPKRPQPSAQPDKKEKYNVWCKALQEELLTEDMVSCDVTKKGRYGVESYDYTIKYRLDDNYVSKKIFTNNHEYKQNKTNKRSYSDRSNNKFRQGKKINSEHPPDEKQRPRNLLDLAVTSDQPPELVAQDIAEKLREDKTELLARIVQVTGTNKAMAIYKETQRIENDGGMLVMNGTRRRTSGGIFFFLLKRDDEVSQVMINDIFNEDRLNNRKIKKTRTKNRQKVMEQLKQSLTDSELPSLLSRSEATVQSEHGSNPPPSPATDARDCSSDTDAQSHTELPPSPPRPHSPLPDRTETRDVQNYDDDDFLEVMNNEDMDLF from the exons ATGATGTCAACCACAGAAGGAGAACTGGATGTCGAGGTGTCCCATGAACTAGAAGATGGCGAG TTAGAGGATTCCGACGTAGAAGAGGGCACGTACATCCCGCTCACGCGTCCAGAAACCTTTAACCCGCCGTCGCTAGTGAACATGCAAATACAGGACGAGCAGAGTGACGAAGACACTGGGTTGGAGTCGTCGGGCTCGGAGTCGGATGACGACTTTCGTAGACGCCCGAAGCGCACTAAATTGAGACCGAAACGCCCGCAACCATCTGCGCAGCCagacaagaaagaaaaatataatgtttggTGTAAAGCGTTACAG GAGGAACTGCTTACTGAAGATATGGTAAGCTGTGATGTAACAAAGAAAGGTAGATATGGTGTTGAATCTTATGACTACACTATTAAGTATAGGCTAGACGATAACTATGtttctaagaaaatatttacaaataatcatgaatacaaacaaaataaaacaaacaagagGAGTTATTCGGACAGATCTAACAACAAGTTCAGGCAAGGTAAAAAGATCAATAGCGAACATCCTCCTGATGAAAAGCAAAGACCAAGAAACTTACTGGATCTCGCAGTGACTTCAGACCAACCGCCAGAGCTGGTGGCACAAGATATAGCTGAAAAGTTGCGTGAGGATAAGACGGAATTACTTG cTAGGATAGTACAAGTAACTGGAACAAATAAAGCTATGGCAATTTATAAGGAAACCCAGAGAATTGAAAATGATGGTGGAATGCTTGTTATG AATGGTACTCGCCGACGCACGTCAGGCGGTATATTTTTCTTCTTACTGAAACGCGACGACGAAGTGTCGCAAGTTATGATCAATGATATATTCAATGAGGATCGTCTGAACAATCGCAAGATAAAGAAGACTCGTACAAAGAACCGACAGAAAGTCATGGAACAATTAAAACAGAGCCTCACAG ATTCAGAGCTGCCTTCGCTATTGTCGCGGAGTGAGGCGACAGTCCAGTCCGAGCACGGCTCCAACCCGCCGCCGTCACCGGCGACCGACGCGCGCGACTGCTCCAGCGACACTGACGCGCAGTCGCATACGGAGCTGCCCCCCTCCCCGCCGCGCCCGCACTCCCCTCTCCCCGACCGAACGGAAACGCGCGACGTGCAAAACTACGATGATGACGATTTCTTAGAAGTCATGAACAATGAAGATATGGACCTTTTCTGA